The following nucleotide sequence is from [Limnothrix rosea] IAM M-220.
TACTAGACTGGCCGATGGTTGCCCGTAGCACAGGAACAGCACCCTTTTGCCGATTGACCACTAACCCCAATACTGGAATTTGTTTCTTTTCAAGCTCATCAACAGCTTCTTCTAAAATACCGAGTTTGGTTTTGTGGAGGCTGGCCACGAGGATCAGTGCATCCGTATTACGACTGAATAAGGTTGCATCGGCGAGTCCCAACATGCTCGGAATATCAAGGATAATGAGATCAAATTCCTGTTCTAGATGCGCCATAACAGAGCCGAGGCGATCGCTATTTAGCAACCTCGCAATATCATCCTCTGACTTTCCGGGAGGCAAAACAAAGAGCTCTCGATTCTCAAAAACTCTCTGAACATAAGGCGCAACTTCTTGAGTTGGATCTTTTAGTAAATCAACAAAACCAGATTGATTATGCAGATTTAAAAATTCGTGAATTTCAGGCTTGCGAAAATTTGCATCAATCAATAGGACTTTCTGACCCATCACCGCAGCAGTATCTGCCCAGTTTATGGCAACCGTGGTTTTGCCATCGCCGACGGAAGCGGAACTAACAACAAATGTTTTGTAATTTCGTTCTTCCATCACCTGCGCTAGGTTAGTTTAGAGAACCCTTAATGACTCGAAAAATTCGACAGTGCCATCATATTCTTCAAAGAGGGCGATCGCCATTTTACTAGCACCACTAGACAACCGTTGAGATAGCCGGATAATCCGCTGCTTGATGCGATTGAGTATTTTGCGCTTGCGCTTTTTTCTTTTGCCGCTACTCTCTTGAGCAAGAAAAACCTGCTGATTAAAGGGCAACACACCCAAAATGGGGAGCTTGATTTTTTTCTGGAGTGCACTGAGAGTGTGAACACTGCCACCAATCTTATCCAAGATAAAAGCAACAGCCAGACCCGCGATGATGCCCTTGATGATTTCAGTCCGTAGAGCTTTCATGAAATCATTAGGTGTGCCAAAGGCAGAAGGTTCCCTCACCAATTCCCAGGGAATCTCACTTTGGGCCGCTTCAATTTGGAGAGCTTGGCGACTTTGTAAAAAATCTGTCAAACTTTGTACAGCAATACTTAGCTGTCTCTCAATATTGTTATATTCACGAATTAAAGCAGATAAATCTTGAATTTCTTGGCTGATGCGCGCCTTCGCCTGATCAATATTTTGTAAGCGCGTGTTGTAAACTCGTGCTTGCACAGACCCTGCCGCCATACGTGCTTCGACTGTTTCATTGATCCGCTGTTGTAACAAAGGCAGTAAATTTTCCCGTCGTTGCTTGAGGGCTTGAATAACGGCATTGCCTTCTTGAAACCGTGACCGTTCAAGACTAAGCTCTGTATCAATCGCCCGTATCTGCCCTAAAATTTCCTGATATCCTTCATCTTCGATCAATAGAGCTTGAATACCTTCTTCTGTTTGCATATTACGCAAACTCGCCTCAAGACTGGCTAATTCTTGCTCAATCGTTAATTTTTCTGTTTCTAGCTGTCCCAATTGCTCTGTCAGCTGATTGGAACGATCTTCTGGACGGGCAAAACCGTTTCTCTGGCGAAATTCTTGCAATTGAGCCTGCAATTCATCGACTTTTTCTTGGGTAAAGCGTCTTTGTTCATCAACGAAACGCAGACCCTGTTGCAGAAATGTTTGACGTGTTTCTTCACTGTATTCGAGGTAGCTCTCGGCAAGATAATCAAGTACAGCGCGGGTCATCGCTTGATTATTGCTCGCAAAAGAAACCTCAATGATTTTAGTGCTACCAAGCTGTTGGATATTTAATCCGCCTAATAAAGTACCAAAACCCAAACTAGGGTATGAAGGTTTTAAGTCTTCAATGACGGGTAATAATAAGGCAGGACTTTTGAGAATGGCTAATTGAGTCTCGTAGTCAAGACTGCTCCCTGTGCCAGCGTTACTTAAATTGGCAAGGTCTGCATTCACGGGCTCAACTAAAAGTTGAAAATTACCTGTGTAGGTGGTCGGCACTTTGCTGAGCTTCATGGCGGAGTTGCCGATCAGCACTATTGCGACACCCACAATGACGAGGGAGCGCCGCTTTACCATTTCAATGATTTCACCGACTTGATTACCGCCGGACTCTTCCTCTTCTTGGGCTGGCAACGGGCTAACAACCTGTGGTGAATTTCCCACAGAATAATGGTCAGCAGTCTGGGATTCTGTTGTAGCCCGAGAATCTTTGGATGAAAAAGAAGGATGCCGCATGAACTCTAAAGGAAGTAAGGGTCGCGTAAATGGTGGTTCGTTAGTAGATGGCGATCGCTAAGTGTGGAAGACAGTGGAAGACAGATGAATGGGAATTTGTTTAATCATCTCCAGCTCATGTATTGTGATTATCCCAACCGTAACTGCTCTTTCCCATCATAGCTGTAGTCAAATCTATTGATCATTGAGGAAAAAGAGATAGGGTAGGAGGAAGTTTACATTTCGACTCACACTGGTGAGGGTTTCTCTGATGGTGCCCCAGGTGGATTTCCCGACCATGATGATATCGTTAGGCTGAAGAATCGGGTTGTCTTCTGGGTTAATGGTACGGTCTAGATCGACCTCGATTTTTTTCTCACTAACCGTACCATCAGGGTTAAAGCGCAGCAGCTTTACTTTTTTTCGGGCAAGGTTGTTAAAGCCACCAGCAGCGATTATTGCTTGGCTTAATGATGTATTTGCTTTAACTTGCAAACCTCCGGGTCTATTCACTTCTCCTAAAATGGCGACTTCAATGGGTCCCCTTGATAAAGTCGAACTTGTCAGTGCTGTAATTTGCTCGTTGTTCAGCTCAGCTTGGGGAATTTGAATCACATCGCCGGCCTGTAGTGTCACATCTTGGTCTATGCGTCCTGATTCAAGGATGGCAAACAGATCAATTGTGATTTTTTGGAGGGAGCCGCTACGGGTCTTGCGCTCT
It contains:
- a CDS encoding CpsD/CapB family tyrosine-protein kinase — protein: MEERNYKTFVVSSASVGDGKTTVAINWADTAAVMGQKVLLIDANFRKPEIHEFLNLHNQSGFVDLLKDPTQEVAPYVQRVFENRELFVLPPGKSEDDIARLLNSDRLGSVMAHLEQEFDLIILDIPSMLGLADATLFSRNTDALILVASLHKTKLGILEEAVDELEKKQIPVLGLVVNRQKGAVPVLRATIGQSSTMNYFPEVDDAAPENRSLITADVEVRKEHFTEQQHHSSNGDGNGQLAGSSSEEEKEESVI
- a CDS encoding GumC family protein; its protein translation is MRHPSFSSKDSRATTESQTADHYSVGNSPQVVSPLPAQEEEESGGNQVGEIIEMVKRRSLVIVGVAIVLIGNSAMKLSKVPTTYTGNFQLLVEPVNADLANLSNAGTGSSLDYETQLAILKSPALLLPVIEDLKPSYPSLGFGTLLGGLNIQQLGSTKIIEVSFASNNQAMTRAVLDYLAESYLEYSEETRQTFLQQGLRFVDEQRRFTQEKVDELQAQLQEFRQRNGFARPEDRSNQLTEQLGQLETEKLTIEQELASLEASLRNMQTEEGIQALLIEDEGYQEILGQIRAIDTELSLERSRFQEGNAVIQALKQRRENLLPLLQQRINETVEARMAAGSVQARVYNTRLQNIDQAKARISQEIQDLSALIREYNNIERQLSIAVQSLTDFLQSRQALQIEAAQSEIPWELVREPSAFGTPNDFMKALRTEIIKGIIAGLAVAFILDKIGGSVHTLSALQKKIKLPILGVLPFNQQVFLAQESSGKRKKRKRKILNRIKQRIIRLSQRLSSGASKMAIALFEEYDGTVEFFESLRVL